The nucleotide sequence ttaaaaacttttgtgtATAAAAGACATTTTTACATTCTACAAAAAGGCTTTAATTTGTACAAATATCCATACAAAATTTGAAACTAGATAATTAAACCGTAATCGCCCTCATTGCTGGACCGCGAGAACCGAAACAGAGAGCTCGAGATCTTTGGAGACCAACAAATCTCCAACCTCTCCTAACTCCTTCATATCGCTCCATTCTGACAACCCTTCCAACATCAATAGATTCTCTTCGTGTCTTATCCCCACCATCATCAGATCAAAGtcgtctccttccttccttAGCAACCCCAGTAGATCCACCGCTTCCTCTATTCTTATCTTTAGAATTGTCAGAAACACATTATTAATTATGATCATGAGAAAACCTCTGTTTTCGTACGTCTAAACCAAGAATCTTTCTAAACCAAGTAGAGAGAAGGGTTTCTTTACCTCTCTGAAGACGATGTTTTTTTCGGAATTCTCTTTGCGGAAGACGTTGATGACTCTCATGTCATGCTTTCTCTCCACCATGTCTCTGAGCGGAGAGACGCCGTTCTGGTCCACGAGCCGGAACACATGGAGCTCGACGCTGGGATGGCTGGCCAAGCGTGTAGCGTACGTAAGCATTTCACGGTCATCTGGTCCACCTAAAAAGATGGCACATATGTTGATGCTAAGCTTTTTCAGTGGAACGAATCTGAAGTCTGGGAGCCTTCCTCGGTCTATGAAAAGCGCAACGGAGCATGGACAGTTTTGCAACAGATTCCGACAAAGGAG is from Camelina sativa cultivar DH55 chromosome 20, Cs, whole genome shotgun sequence and encodes:
- the LOC109131330 gene encoding cation/H(+) antiporter 27-like, producing the protein MLTYATRLASHPSVELHVFRLVDQNGVSPLRDMVERKHDMRVINVFRKENSEKNIVFREIRIEEAVDLLGLLRKEGDDFDLMMVGIRHEENLLMLEGLSEWSDMKELGEVGDLLVSKDLELSVSVLAVQQ